In Methanobrevibacter sp., one genomic interval encodes:
- a CDS encoding PQQ-binding-like beta-propeller repeat protein has translation MYKKLFIGILICLLVISPIAAENWNSFAGGTDHNAYREDTSDFVTNLWTFNMESPIHSSPAIYKDFLYVASTQGILKAIDMETGEEDWDIDLEGETNSSPVINSNKLFIGTEDGIKAINTNTHEVIWDYDCDDVESTPVVYKDVVYFGSNDGHLYGLDEDDGKVVLNKKLDGELKSSPIVVDKNIYIGSTNGKLYSIGTDKDKNWEFTTGDAILSSPSFINDTIVFGSNDGSFYCLNESDGALNWKVDLNNKVISSPAVDKHDNNIFIGSDEGNLTCIDNRDGTVKWSHSVGDKIQSTPAIKNDLVVFGSNNGNLYVLNKYTGSEEFTYNPGTVLFNSAITSSPVINGNSLMFGDDSGNVYSLNIDKHEVPASTQMYLSIAVLIVVIVLAIVIVRKVKGRK, from the coding sequence ATGTATAAAAAATTATTTATAGGAATATTAATTTGTCTTTTGGTAATTTCTCCAATTGCTGCTGAAAATTGGAATTCATTTGCAGGGGGAACTGACCATAATGCATACAGAGAAGACACTTCAGACTTTGTAACTAATCTTTGGACTTTTAATATGGAATCTCCAATTCATTCTTCTCCTGCGATTTACAAGGACTTTCTTTATGTAGCTTCAACTCAAGGTATTTTAAAAGCTATTGATATGGAAACTGGCGAAGAAGATTGGGATATTGATTTGGAGGGTGAAACTAATTCATCACCAGTAATTAACTCAAACAAATTATTCATCGGAACAGAAGATGGTATTAAAGCTATTAATACCAATACTCATGAAGTCATCTGGGATTATGACTGTGATGATGTAGAATCCACTCCTGTGGTTTATAAGGATGTTGTTTACTTTGGAAGCAATGATGGTCATTTATATGGTCTTGATGAAGATGATGGTAAAGTCGTCTTAAATAAAAAATTGGATGGTGAACTTAAATCATCTCCAATAGTAGTTGATAAGAATATTTACATTGGATCTACCAATGGTAAATTGTACAGTATAGGTACTGACAAGGATAAAAACTGGGAATTTACAACAGGAGATGCAATATTATCTTCACCTAGTTTCATAAATGATACTATTGTATTTGGTTCAAACGATGGTTCTTTCTATTGTTTGAATGAATCTGATGGAGCTTTAAATTGGAAAGTTGATTTAAACAATAAAGTTATTTCCTCTCCTGCTGTTGATAAACATGACAATAATATTTTCATTGGTTCAGATGAAGGTAACTTGACCTGTATTGATAACCGTGATGGAACTGTTAAATGGAGTCATTCTGTTGGCGATAAGATTCAATCAACTCCTGCAATCAAGAATGATCTGGTTGTATTTGGTTCCAATAATGGTAATTTGTATGTTTTAAATAAATACACTGGAAGTGAAGAGTTTACCTACAATCCAGGAACAGTTTTATTTAATTCAGCTATTACTTCATCACCTGTAATCAATGGAAATAGTTTGATGTTTGGTGATGATTCTGGTAATGTTTATTCCTTAAATATTGATAAACATGAAGTACCAGCTTCAACACAAATGTATCTTTCAATAGCTGTATTGATTGTTGTCATTGTTTTGGCTATTGTAATTGTTCGTAAAGTTAAAGGTAGAAAATAA
- a CDS encoding TrpB-like pyridoxal phosphate-dependent enzyme: MDYKITLNSNEVPKEWYNINADLPVELPMPQNSEGKDQIASLQKAFTKAGLEQEFATERYIKIPKEVRELYMQMGRPSPLFRATRLEEYLGTPAKIYYKREDTSPTGSHKLNSAIPQAYFAKKEGVERLTTETGAGQWGTALSLACNLLDLECTVYMVKVSFNQKPDRKNIMNIYNGNVFASPSENTKIGREILAQNPDHPGSLGVAISEAMEEALENDEVKYTLGSVLNHVMLHQTIIGQELKKQLEIADEEPDVMIACAGGGSNFAGSLFPFIKDKIAGKSDTQFIAVEPSACPTLTKGSYEYDFGDVNGFTPMLKMFTLGHDFVAPSVHAGGLRYHGMSPQVSLLTKEGYIEPRSAHQRDVFEAGITFARNEGILPAPETTHAIKVAIDEALKCKQTGEEKTIVMNFSGHGMLDLKGYASYFDGLMPNSK, encoded by the coding sequence ATGGATTATAAAATTACTCTTAACTCAAATGAAGTGCCAAAGGAATGGTATAATATTAATGCTGATTTGCCTGTTGAGCTTCCAATGCCTCAAAACAGTGAAGGAAAAGACCAAATTGCTTCACTTCAAAAGGCATTTACAAAAGCAGGTTTAGAACAAGAATTTGCAACCGAACGTTACATCAAAATTCCAAAAGAAGTCAGAGAACTCTACATGCAGATGGGAAGACCATCTCCATTATTTAGAGCTACTAGACTTGAAGAATATTTAGGAACTCCTGCGAAAATCTATTATAAACGTGAAGATACTTCACCTACTGGTTCTCACAAGTTGAATTCCGCAATTCCTCAAGCATATTTTGCTAAAAAAGAAGGTGTTGAAAGATTAACCACTGAAACTGGTGCTGGTCAATGGGGTACTGCATTATCACTTGCATGTAACTTACTTGATTTAGAATGCACTGTTTATATGGTTAAAGTTTCTTTCAATCAAAAACCTGACAGAAAAAATATCATGAACATTTACAATGGTAATGTTTTTGCATCTCCAAGTGAAAATACAAAAATTGGCCGTGAAATTCTAGCCCAAAACCCAGATCACCCTGGATCATTAGGTGTAGCTATTTCTGAAGCTATGGAAGAAGCTTTAGAAAATGATGAAGTTAAATACACTTTAGGTAGTGTATTAAACCACGTAATGTTACACCAAACAATCATCGGTCAAGAATTGAAAAAGCAATTAGAAATTGCTGATGAAGAACCTGATGTCATGATTGCTTGTGCTGGTGGTGGAAGTAACTTTGCAGGATCCTTATTCCCATTTATTAAAGACAAAATTGCTGGTAAATCAGACACTCAATTTATCGCGGTTGAACCAAGTGCTTGTCCTACCTTAACTAAAGGAAGCTATGAATATGACTTTGGTGATGTAAATGGATTTACTCCAATGCTCAAAATGTTTACTTTAGGTCACGATTTCGTTGCACCTTCTGTACACGCTGGAGGATTAAGATATCACGGTATGTCACCACAAGTTTCTCTTTTAACTAAAGAAGGTTACATTGAACCTAGATCTGCTCATCAAAGAGATGTATTTGAAGCTGGTATTACTTTTGCTCGTAATGAAGGTATCTTACCTGCTCCTGAAACTACTCATGCAATTAAAGTTGCTATTGATGAAGCATTGAAATGTAAACAAACTGGAGAAGAAAAGACTATTGTTATGAACTTCTCTGGTCATGGAATGTTAGATTTAAAAGGATATGCAAGTTATTTCGATGGCTTAATGCCTAACTCCAAATAA
- a CDS encoding DUF1786 domain-containing protein gives MRILAIDVGTGTQDIMIYNTEKELENSIKLVLPSPHLFISQQIRELENDIYFEGEIMGGGKIKKSILEHMEKGYNVVMEPVCAKTIRDDLEQVKSYGIEIADESKDYSDYTKIKMGDINITKLSEFLLGYDLEFDFDKITIAVQDHGFNENMGDRDFRFEKIREKISEPISPLEFGFTDNLPEYYTRMNAVRRIVKNEGIDEVPMLMDTKFASIAGMCFDEIVEKLESYIVIDIGNGHTTAASIENGKIQGVFEHHTSSLTGESLERYLKRLAEGTITNEEVYNDHGHGAHVLNPISKIEKVIVSGPKRELIEKTNLDWHHAAPGGDVMMTGTVGLIKTILG, from the coding sequence ATGAGAATTTTAGCTATTGATGTTGGAACCGGAACCCAAGACATAATGATTTACAATACTGAAAAAGAACTAGAAAATTCAATTAAACTAGTTTTACCATCTCCCCACTTATTTATTTCCCAGCAAATCAGGGAACTTGAAAATGATATCTATTTTGAAGGAGAAATAATGGGAGGAGGAAAAATAAAAAAAAGTATTCTTGAACATATGGAAAAAGGATACAATGTAGTTATGGAACCAGTATGTGCTAAAACAATACGTGATGACTTAGAACAAGTAAAATCTTATGGAATAGAAATAGCTGATGAATCAAAAGACTACAGTGATTATACAAAAATCAAAATGGGTGACATTAACATAACAAAATTATCCGAATTTTTACTCGGATACGATTTAGAGTTTGATTTTGATAAAATTACAATAGCTGTACAAGACCACGGATTTAATGAAAATATGGGTGACAGAGACTTCAGATTTGAAAAAATCAGAGAAAAAATATCTGAACCAATATCTCCATTAGAATTTGGATTTACAGACAATTTACCTGAATATTACACTAGAATGAATGCAGTGAGAAGAATTGTCAAAAATGAAGGAATAGATGAAGTTCCAATGTTGATGGATACAAAATTCGCATCAATAGCAGGAATGTGCTTCGATGAAATTGTCGAAAAATTAGAGAGTTATATTGTAATTGACATAGGAAATGGTCACACCACTGCAGCATCAATTGAAAATGGAAAAATTCAAGGAGTATTTGAACATCACACCTCCAGTTTAACCGGAGAATCTCTTGAAAGATACCTCAAAAGATTAGCTGAAGGAACTATAACAAATGAAGAGGTATACAATGACCATGGACATGGTGCACATGTTTTAAACCCAATATCCAAAATTGAAAAAGTGATTGTAAGTGGACCAAAAAGAGAATTGATTGAAAAAACAAATCTTGACTGGCATCATGCGGCTCCAGGTGGAGATGTAATGATGACCGGTACAGTCGGTTTGATAAAAACAATACTTGGTTGA
- the albA gene encoding DNA-binding protein Alba, producing the protein MENNTIFVGSKPVMNYVLAVVTQFNEGSNSVVLRARGKAISRAVDAAEIVRNRFVPDSDVTDIKISTEEIENYNNEKTNVSIIEILIEKSE; encoded by the coding sequence ATGGAGAATAATACAATTTTTGTTGGAAGCAAACCTGTAATGAACTATGTTTTAGCAGTCGTTACCCAATTCAATGAAGGATCTAATAGTGTTGTTCTCAGGGCTAGGGGAAAAGCTATCAGTCGTGCTGTAGATGCTGCTGAAATAGTTAGAAATAGGTTTGTTCCTGATTCCGATGTTACAGATATTAAAATTTCTACTGAAGAAATTGAAAACTATAACAACGAAAAAACAAATGTATCTATTATTGAAATTTTAATTGAAAAGAGTGAATAA
- the ilvD gene encoding dihydroxy-acid dehydratase has protein sequence MKSDSVKKGIQRAPHRSLLRACGLDDDDFKKPFIGIANSFTDIVPGHIHLKELVEFVKEGIISAGGIPFEFDTMAICDGISMNHEGMKYSLPSREIIAATVESMTKGHAFDGLVLIPSCDKVVPGMIMGATRVDVPSIVVTGGPMVSGEYKGKPADLITVFEAVGACSAGKMSEEEVTELEKCACPGAGSCSGLFTANTMACITETLGLSLPTCATTHARTEENNQIALKSGKQIVKLVEEDIKPSDILTQESFNNAIAVDMALGGSSNTALHIPALASEVKGLSVDLELFDKISRNVPHIALISPAGEDSMMDLHLAGGIQAVLKTLGDKIDTNQLTVTGKTIKENLETVENKNTDVIHTLDNPVHEDGGIAILKGNLAPNGSVVKKGAVADHLLHLKGPAKVYNCEEDVTKAIFNHEIEEGDIVVIRYEGPKGGPGMREMLNPTSALAGMNIKDVGLITDGRFSGGTRGPCIGHVSPEAMEDGPIAAVQNGDIIEIDIANRSINVELSDEEIEERLKSVKHPERDLDGWLRLYQKLVHSADTGAILR, from the coding sequence ATGAAAAGTGATAGTGTAAAAAAAGGAATTCAAAGAGCTCCACACAGATCTCTTTTAAGAGCTTGTGGTCTCGATGATGATGATTTTAAAAAACCATTTATTGGTATTGCAAATAGTTTTACAGACATCGTACCTGGTCATATCCATTTAAAAGAACTTGTTGAATTCGTTAAAGAAGGTATTATTTCTGCTGGTGGTATTCCATTTGAATTTGACACAATGGCAATCTGTGATGGAATCAGTATGAACCATGAGGGTATGAAATATTCCTTGCCTTCTAGAGAAATCATTGCAGCTACTGTTGAAAGTATGACTAAAGGACATGCTTTTGATGGACTTGTATTGATTCCAAGCTGTGATAAAGTGGTTCCTGGAATGATTATGGGTGCAACCAGAGTAGATGTTCCATCAATTGTTGTTACTGGTGGACCAATGGTTTCTGGTGAATATAAAGGTAAACCTGCTGATTTAATTACTGTATTTGAAGCAGTTGGTGCTTGTTCTGCTGGTAAAATGTCTGAAGAGGAAGTAACTGAACTTGAAAAATGTGCTTGTCCTGGTGCTGGAAGCTGTTCAGGTTTATTTACCGCAAATACAATGGCTTGTATTACTGAAACATTAGGTTTATCCCTTCCAACTTGTGCAACCACTCATGCAAGAACTGAAGAAAACAATCAAATTGCATTAAAATCAGGTAAACAAATTGTTAAACTCGTTGAAGAAGACATTAAACCATCTGATATCTTAACTCAAGAATCATTTAACAATGCTATTGCAGTTGATATGGCATTAGGTGGATCTTCCAATACTGCTCTTCACATCCCTGCTCTTGCAAGTGAAGTTAAAGGTTTGTCTGTTGATTTAGAATTATTCGATAAAATTTCAAGAAATGTGCCTCATATTGCTCTTATTTCTCCTGCTGGTGAAGATTCAATGATGGATTTACACTTAGCTGGTGGTATTCAAGCTGTATTAAAAACATTAGGCGATAAAATTGATACTAATCAGTTAACAGTAACCGGTAAAACAATTAAAGAAAACTTGGAGACTGTTGAAAATAAAAATACTGATGTTATCCATACTTTGGATAATCCTGTCCATGAAGATGGTGGAATTGCAATCTTAAAAGGTAATCTTGCACCAAATGGAAGTGTAGTCAAAAAAGGCGCTGTTGCAGACCACTTGTTACATCTTAAAGGACCTGCAAAAGTATACAACTGTGAAGAAGATGTCACAAAAGCAATATTTAACCATGAAATCGAAGAAGGGGACATTGTTGTAATCAGATACGAAGGACCAAAAGGAGGTCCAGGTATGAGAGAAATGTTAAACCCAACTTCAGCTCTCGCTGGTATGAACATCAAAGATGTAGGTTTAATTACTGACGGTAGATTCTCTGGAGGAACAAGAGGACCTTGTATAGGTCACGTATCTCCTGAAGCAATGGAAGATGGTCCAATTGCAGCTGTACAAAATGGAGATATCATAGAAATTGACATTGCTAACAGGTCTATTAATGTAGAACTTTCAGATGAAGAAATTGAAGAAAGATTAAAATCAGTCAAACATCCTGAAAGAGATTTAGATGGCTGGTTAAGATTATATCAAAAATTAGTTCACTCTGCTGATACAGGTGCTATTTTAAGGTAG
- a CDS encoding ParA family protein, which yields MSEIIAVMNQKGGCGKTTTVVNTATSLAVMGKSVLVVDMDPQANATTSFGIDKTKIENTIYDALIGDISVKKATIPTFIKNLFIIPSNISLSGAGMELSRRENYHIVLQETLKDVAPLFDYIFIDLPPSLGVITVNALVASDSVLIPIQAEYYALEGVADLINTIKLVEKRLRSPTPIKGILLTLFDKRTRLSKDVHKELKKYFGGTNLLFKTIIPRNIRLAEAPSYGKPCLIYDPDSTGTKAYLKLAKEIIQRDENIQLNMVKSMDKVQNNSEVAGGK from the coding sequence ATGAGTGAAATAATCGCGGTGATGAATCAAAAAGGGGGTTGTGGTAAGACAACTACTGTTGTAAATACTGCAACATCTCTAGCTGTAATGGGTAAATCTGTGTTAGTTGTAGATATGGATCCCCAAGCTAATGCTACAACTAGTTTTGGGATTGATAAAACTAAGATAGAAAATACAATATATGATGCTCTTATAGGGGATATTAGTGTTAAAAAAGCAACAATTCCTACGTTTATTAAAAATTTATTTATTATCCCAAGTAATATATCTCTTAGTGGAGCAGGAATGGAGCTTTCCAGACGTGAAAACTATCATATAGTTTTACAGGAAACTCTTAAAGATGTTGCACCATTATTTGATTACATATTCATCGATTTACCTCCTTCATTAGGTGTCATAACAGTCAATGCATTAGTAGCTTCAGATAGTGTTTTAATACCTATCCAAGCTGAATATTATGCACTTGAGGGAGTAGCTGATTTAATTAATACTATTAAATTAGTCGAAAAAAGACTTAGAAGTCCAACTCCAATCAAAGGAATTCTCCTCACTCTATTTGATAAAAGAACTAGACTTAGTAAAGATGTTCATAAAGAGCTTAAAAAATACTTTGGTGGAACAAATTTACTATTTAAAACAATTATTCCAAGAAATATTAGGTTAGCTGAAGCTCCTAGTTATGGTAAACCTTGTTTAATTTATGATCCAGACAGTACTGGTACTAAAGCTTATTTAAAATTAGCAAAGGAAATTATTCAAAGAGATGAAAATATTCAATTGAATATGGTCAAATCAATGGATAAAGTTCAAAATAATTCTGAAGTTGCTGGAGGAAAATAA
- a CDS encoding radical SAM protein, protein MSTLEKMKILTDSAQYDLCDYVSHHKSSQINLPGIYEAIGHNGCKIPLFKTLMSNKCKNDCKYCINQAKRNFTRLELSPEELAKAFLGYYNRGLVNGLFLSSGISDDIDSTMEKQIETVSLLRIKYGYDDYIHLKVIPGASRDAIKRAMALANRVSINIEAATPSGLAELSSTKDYNKDILKRLSWINSLQNKSTTYPNSTHTTQLIVGANNETDKEILSRMEKIYKKSDLKRTYFSAFTPIEETEFKDKEACSTDRTSKLYNADSLINSYNYNVKELIFDENDKLSLTQDPKILAAKNMNIFPVEINSAPFRELIRVPGIGTKSAREIVSIRKKKPFSNKEQLHRLGVIIDRADPYIKINGEYQTTFDF, encoded by the coding sequence ATGAGTACATTAGAAAAGATGAAAATTCTTACAGATTCAGCCCAATATGACTTATGTGACTACGTTAGTCATCATAAGAGTTCTCAGATAAATTTACCAGGAATTTATGAAGCAATAGGCCATAATGGATGTAAAATTCCCCTTTTCAAAACACTCATGAGCAATAAATGTAAAAATGACTGTAAATACTGCATTAACCAAGCAAAAAGAAACTTTACAAGACTAGAATTATCACCTGAAGAACTTGCAAAAGCATTTCTTGGATATTATAATAGAGGATTAGTAAACGGTTTATTTTTAAGTTCAGGTATTTCAGATGATATAGACTCAACTATGGAAAAACAAATAGAAACCGTGAGTCTACTTAGAATAAAATACGGTTATGATGATTATATTCATCTTAAAGTCATACCTGGAGCAAGTAGAGATGCAATTAAAAGAGCAATGGCCCTTGCTAATCGGGTCAGTATCAATATTGAAGCAGCAACACCTTCAGGACTTGCCGAATTGTCATCCACAAAAGATTACAATAAAGATATTTTGAAAAGATTATCCTGGATAAATTCTCTACAAAACAAAAGTACAACATACCCAAATTCTACTCATACAACACAATTGATAGTTGGTGCAAACAACGAAACCGACAAGGAAATATTGAGTAGAATGGAAAAGATATACAAAAAGTCCGATTTAAAAAGAACCTATTTTTCAGCGTTTACTCCAATTGAGGAAACAGAATTTAAAGATAAGGAAGCATGTTCAACTGATAGAACATCAAAGCTATATAATGCAGATAGCTTGATTAATTCATATAATTACAATGTCAAAGAATTAATTTTTGATGAAAATGACAAACTATCTCTTACACAAGATCCAAAGATATTGGCTGCAAAGAATATGAATATATTCCCAGTAGAGATAAATAGTGCACCTTTTAGAGAACTAATTAGAGTTCCAGGAATAGGTACAAAATCCGCTCGTGAGATAGTATCTATTCGAAAGAAAAAACCATTCTCCAATAAAGAACAACTTCACAGATTAGGAGTTATAATTGATAGGGCAGACCCATACATAAAAATTAATGGAGAATATCAAACTACTTTTGATTTTTAA
- a CDS encoding PHP domain-containing protein, translating into MLKMDSHIHSEYSPDSHSKIDDILKVAKNKKIDIIAISDHNTIDGTSEVLRKTRNTDILAIPSIEISSTQGHILGFGCEENIPKGLSPAETIDKIHDLAGLAIIPHPYCFYRHGLLCESENENLKIDAIETKNARFIIGYCNRKAKKLSIKKSLPALGASDSHYWKFVGDCYSLINCEKDIDSVLKAIAKGNVEAHGKGTSNILLSKYLFEKNVLMKFK; encoded by the coding sequence ATGCTTAAGATGGATTCACACATTCACAGTGAATACTCACCTGACTCACATTCCAAAATTGATGATATACTAAAAGTAGCTAAAAATAAGAAAATTGACATAATAGCTATAAGCGATCACAATACAATAGATGGAACCAGCGAAGTTTTAAGAAAAACAAGGAATACAGATATACTTGCAATTCCATCAATTGAAATCTCTTCAACCCAAGGCCATATTCTTGGTTTTGGGTGTGAGGAAAACATACCTAAAGGCTTATCCCCTGCAGAAACAATAGACAAAATTCATGATTTAGCAGGGCTTGCAATAATCCCTCATCCATATTGCTTTTACAGACATGGATTATTGTGTGAAAGTGAAAATGAAAATTTGAAAATTGATGCAATAGAAACAAAAAATGCAAGATTCATTATTGGGTACTGCAATAGAAAAGCAAAAAAGTTATCTATAAAAAAAAGTCTGCCAGCATTAGGTGCAAGTGATTCACATTACTGGAAATTCGTTGGTGATTGTTATAGTTTAATAAATTGTGAAAAAGATATTGACAGTGTCTTAAAAGCCATTGCGAAAGGAAATGTCGAAGCACATGGTAAAGGTACTTCAAATATTTTGCTTTCAAAATACTTATTTGAGAAAAATGTATTAATGAAATTTAAATAA
- a CDS encoding AAA family ATPase, with the protein MVRKGLGKGLDSLIPDFYNEDFDSNSTLSLEDLLNETEDKVPEEETIIEESEDINEENTPNEELSSDIEEETPVVEVSNDNDDTQKNIFEQIEEEKNDQKNSIDSDEDVIKKEIQVDTEESEVVSGIQGGKEGLPTPQELKVKEHVAEVKEIVDKNPRITLWSSRSSAVFRYLRKTEPEFSISKEASKLIEEAVAKKYPEIWALFDEY; encoded by the coding sequence ATGGTTAGAAAAGGACTTGGAAAAGGTTTAGATTCATTAATTCCTGATTTTTACAATGAAGATTTTGATAGTAATTCAACACTTTCCCTTGAAGATTTGTTGAATGAAACTGAAGATAAAGTTCCTGAAGAAGAAACAATAATTGAAGAGTCTGAAGATATTAATGAAGAAAATACTCCTAATGAAGAACTTTCCAGCGATATAGAAGAAGAGACTCCTGTTGTTGAAGTGTCTAATGACAATGATGATACTCAAAAAAATATATTCGAACAAATAGAGGAAGAAAAAAATGATCAAAAAAATTCTATTGATTCCGATGAAGATGTCATCAAAAAAGAGATACAGGTGGATACTGAAGAATCCGAAGTGGTATCTGGCATACAAGGTGGCAAAGAGGGTTTACCGACACCACAAGAACTCAAAGTTAAGGAACATGTAGCTGAAGTTAAAGAAATTGTCGATAAAAATCCAAGAATAACTTTATGGTCTTCAAGATCTTCGGCTGTTTTCAGATACTTAAGAAAAACTGAACCGGAGTTTAGTATTTCTAAAGAGGCTTCTAAGTTAATTGAAGAAGCTGTTGCTAAAAAATACCCTGAAATATGGGCTTTATTTGATGAATACTAA
- a CDS encoding 2-isopropylmalate synthase, with product MSVKDMEILKKENMNLAEKIYIFDTTLRDGEQTPGVALTVDEKIQIAQKLNNLGVDKIEVGFPASSAGEMEASKAIKARDLDSTLVGLARSLKNDIDAVIDADLDYVHTFIGTSPLHRDYKLKKSKEEIIESAVKGVEYAKDHGLTVEFSAEDATRTERDYLFEIFNEVVSAGADFLDVPDTVGVLTPIVTHELITDIKNNFKTPISVHFHNDFGLATANTLTAIECGANQAHVTINGLGERTGNCSLEEFVMALKSAYNVDLGLDTTRLYSLSNLVGRLTGVKMPVNKPIVGDNAFAHESGIHVHGILNNASTYEPMSPEMVGHSRRIVLGKHTGANAVRAKLKEHHIDLDEEQFNKVFKNIKSLGDSGKCVTDDDLIAIAITELASARETPIVIKGLSISMGANVSPTATVKLEIDGVEKETASTGVGPVDAALNAIRELIQDTMDIELEEYNLEAVNGGTDALAEVFVITSDPDGNKSTGRSTNQDIVMASILAVLDSINKLLLIKRSI from the coding sequence ATGAGTGTTAAAGATATGGAAATTTTAAAGAAGGAAAATATGAATCTTGCTGAAAAAATTTATATTTTCGATACCACCTTAAGGGATGGTGAGCAGACTCCTGGAGTTGCATTAACTGTTGACGAAAAGATTCAAATTGCACAAAAACTAAACAATTTGGGTGTAGATAAAATTGAAGTTGGCTTTCCAGCATCATCTGCTGGTGAAATGGAAGCTTCAAAAGCTATTAAAGCTAGAGATTTAGATTCTACTCTTGTTGGTTTGGCTCGTTCTTTGAAAAATGATATTGATGCAGTTATTGATGCAGATTTAGATTATGTTCATACTTTCATTGGTACTTCCCCATTGCATCGCGATTATAAGCTTAAAAAATCAAAAGAGGAAATTATTGAATCTGCTGTAAAAGGTGTTGAATATGCTAAGGATCATGGCCTTACCGTTGAATTTTCAGCAGAAGATGCAACAAGAACTGAAAGGGATTATCTGTTTGAAATATTTAATGAAGTTGTAAGTGCTGGTGCAGACTTTTTGGATGTTCCCGATACAGTTGGTGTTTTGACTCCTATTGTTACTCATGAGTTAATTACTGATATTAAAAATAATTTCAAGACACCTATTAGCGTTCATTTCCACAACGATTTTGGTCTTGCTACTGCTAATACATTAACTGCAATTGAATGCGGTGCTAATCAGGCTCATGTAACCATCAATGGGTTAGGTGAGAGAACTGGTAACTGTTCACTTGAAGAATTCGTAATGGCTCTTAAATCTGCATATAATGTAGATTTAGGATTGGATACTACCAGATTATACAGTTTATCTAATTTGGTTGGACGTCTAACTGGGGTTAAGATGCCTGTCAATAAACCTATTGTAGGAGATAATGCTTTTGCTCATGAATCTGGAATTCATGTTCATGGAATTTTAAACAATGCATCTACTTATGAACCGATGTCTCCTGAAATGGTTGGTCATTCCCGTAGAATTGTTTTAGGTAAACATACTGGGGCTAATGCTGTTCGTGCAAAATTAAAAGAACATCACATTGATTTGGATGAAGAACAGTTTAATAAAGTATTTAAGAATATTAAATCATTAGGTGATAGTGGTAAATGTGTTACTGATGATGATTTGATAGCTATTGCTATTACTGAACTTGCTTCTGCACGTGAAACTCCAATTGTCATTAAAGGTTTAAGTATTTCAATGGGTGCTAATGTTTCTCCAACAGCTACAGTTAAATTGGAAATTGATGGTGTTGAAAAGGAAACTGCAAGTACAGGTGTTGGACCAGTTGATGCTGCTTTGAATGCTATTCGTGAGTTAATTCAGGATACAATGGATATTGAATTGGAAGAATATAACTTGGAAGCTGTTAATGGTGGTACTGATGCGTTGGCGGAAGTGTTTGTTATTACTTCTGATCCTGATGGAAACAAATCAACCGGTCGTTCCACTAATCAGGATATTGTGATGGCAAGTATTTTGGCTGTTTTGGATTCAATTAATAAATTATTATTAATCAAAAGGTCAATTTAA